One window from the genome of Pyrobaculum ferrireducens encodes:
- a CDS encoding DUF429 domain-containing protein, whose amino-acid sequence MIVAGIDLAVNRPTAIAVFRDCTPLYYGLAQTDVDIVSVASLLGPSIVAIDAPLSKPEGGGGLRDVERELRRLGYRLLPPLMGPMRGLTERGIRLSKMLGGRVIEVHPLTSLRAMGMSREELSRVLGLRHRDLLDAAAAALTAVAYARGFYREIGPFILPTARVCF is encoded by the coding sequence GTGATCGTCGCCGGTATCGACCTGGCGGTTAACAGACCCACAGCTATAGCCGTCTTTAGAGACTGCACGCCGCTTTACTACGGACTGGCGCAGACGGACGTCGACATTGTGTCTGTCGCCTCGTTGCTGGGCCCCTCGATCGTAGCTATAGACGCGCCGCTTTCCAAGCCTGAGGGGGGCGGGGGGCTGAGGGATGTCGAGAGGGAGCTGAGGCGCCTTGGCTACAGGCTACTGCCGCCGCTCATGGGGCCGATGCGGGGGCTTACGGAGCGCGGGATTAGGCTCAGCAAAATGCTCGGCGGAAGGGTTATAGAAGTGCATCCACTGACCAGCCTCAGGGCTATGGGGATGTCCAGGGAGGAGCTCTCTCGCGTTTTGGGGCTGAGGCATAGAGATCTTCTCGACGCGGCGGCGGCCGCGCTGACCGCGGTGGCCTACGCCAGGGGCTTCTACCGGGAGATCGGGCCCTTCATACTCCCCACGGCGAGGGTGTGCTTCTAG
- the dpdh gene encoding D-proline dehydrogenase, with product MKVVVVGGGVVGLFTAFYLVKEGAEVVIVEQDKPGELSRAAAGILEFTRFVINRINVKSYPKRYLTMMLRGDARVKTWDWGWISTYLKVWGREPSQEMWEAVKALGDFSQRQYRALAEAENDFDYAEEPLYEVGVDVEKALEEAKRDPLSPKVEAGECCGREALVYLDAAKLSTDAFIERMLRELRGVQIVNKRATEVAGREVWLEGGDVVQGDAVVVAAGYWARKFGIPVAPFKGYGFRTTAKSQKMFIEMAKGVAVVPLSKWTKVTGRFDLDGSGDHSPAQKVLERAREVLGDFDVIDMAVGYRPCTPDGFPVVDRMGSVVVVTGACRLGWTYGPALGKLAADLALGRRGIEALSAGRFRR from the coding sequence ATGAAAGTTGTCGTAGTAGGCGGCGGCGTCGTGGGGCTCTTCACCGCCTTCTACCTCGTAAAGGAGGGCGCGGAGGTGGTTATAGTAGAGCAGGACAAGCCGGGGGAGCTGTCCCGCGCCGCCGCCGGAATTCTCGAATTTACACGCTTTGTAATCAACCGGATAAACGTCAAGTCCTACCCCAAGAGGTATCTTACAATGATGCTCCGGGGAGACGCCAGGGTAAAGACCTGGGACTGGGGCTGGATCTCCACATACCTAAAGGTCTGGGGCAGGGAGCCGAGCCAGGAGATGTGGGAGGCCGTAAAGGCGCTGGGCGACTTCTCGCAACGGCAGTACAGAGCGCTCGCCGAGGCGGAGAACGACTTCGACTACGCCGAGGAGCCCCTCTACGAAGTTGGCGTAGACGTCGAGAAGGCGCTGGAGGAGGCCAAGAGAGACCCCCTGTCGCCTAAGGTGGAGGCCGGGGAGTGTTGCGGCAGAGAGGCGCTGGTGTACCTCGACGCCGCCAAGCTCTCCACAGACGCCTTCATCGAGAGGATGCTGAGAGAGTTGCGTGGGGTGCAGATAGTCAACAAAAGGGCCACGGAGGTAGCCGGCAGAGAGGTGTGGCTAGAGGGGGGAGACGTGGTCCAAGGCGACGCCGTAGTCGTGGCGGCGGGCTACTGGGCGAGGAAGTTCGGCATACCCGTAGCCCCCTTCAAAGGCTACGGGTTCAGGACGACGGCCAAGTCTCAAAAGATGTTTATAGAAATGGCTAAGGGCGTCGCGGTGGTGCCCCTCTCAAAGTGGACAAAGGTAACGGGACGCTTCGACCTAGACGGTAGCGGCGACCACAGCCCCGCGCAGAAAGTCCTCGAGAGGGCGAGGGAGGTGCTGGGGGACTTCGACGTGATAGACATGGCGGTGGGCTACAGGCCGTGCACCCCCGACGGCTTCCCGGTAGTGGACAGGATGGGCTCCGTGGTCGTCGTGACCGGGGCCTGCAGACTGGGCTGGACATACGGCCCGGCGCTGGGGAAGCTGGCCGCGGACCTAGCCCTCGGGAGGCGGGGCATAGAGGCGCTGTCCGCCGGCCGCTTCCGCCGCTAG
- a CDS encoding ABC transporter substrate-binding protein: MRSVALSVVALVLGIVIGYLAGMYTAPKAAPSQTAAPQATAQATTVATTTTVTVTQTAAPCRVSVEAIKKRGKLVVGTDATWPPWEWVMGDKIVGWDVDIAREIANALGVQLEIRDMRFAGLLEAVRNGDVDLAISAITWTTEREKVLEFSMPYYLESIVVVTKATRNDINKVEDLYGKTVGVQIGTTHEEWAAANLEKPGKASVRRYDKVYPYMVEVLRRGDVDAIILDRSIATALVRKFPDLKIAFELPGSAGYISVAMPKCAQDLKLAVDQVIENLMQTGRLDEIMQKNFELFLQS; the protein is encoded by the coding sequence ATGAGAAGCGTAGCGCTATCTGTAGTGGCGTTGGTCCTCGGCATAGTCATAGGCTACCTGGCGGGGATGTACACAGCGCCGAAGGCGGCTCCATCCCAGACGGCGGCGCCTCAGGCCACCGCCCAGGCCACCACTGTGGCCACAACCACGACGGTGACGGTTACCCAGACGGCGGCTCCGTGCCGCGTGTCTGTGGAGGCTATTAAAAAACGTGGTAAGCTTGTCGTAGGCACAGACGCTACTTGGCCTCCCTGGGAGTGGGTCATGGGGGACAAGATCGTGGGCTGGGACGTGGATATCGCCAGGGAGATCGCCAATGCGCTTGGTGTACAGCTGGAGATCCGCGACATGAGGTTCGCCGGGCTTCTAGAAGCTGTGAGAAACGGAGACGTCGACCTCGCCATCAGCGCCATTACCTGGACCACCGAGAGGGAGAAGGTGCTGGAGTTCTCGATGCCCTACTACCTCGAGTCTATCGTGGTGGTGACCAAGGCCACCCGCAATGATATTAACAAGGTGGAGGATCTCTACGGCAAGACCGTGGGGGTGCAGATAGGGACGACCCACGAGGAGTGGGCCGCCGCCAACCTGGAGAAGCCTGGCAAGGCCTCCGTTAGGAGATACGACAAGGTGTATCCCTACATGGTGGAGGTGCTGAGGAGGGGCGACGTCGACGCTATTATACTAGACCGCTCCATCGCCACCGCGCTTGTGAGGAAGTTCCCAGATCTCAAAATCGCCTTTGAGCTCCCCGGATCCGCAGGATACATATCCGTGGCCATGCCAAAATGCGCCCAGGACCTGAAGCTGGCTGTTGACCAGGTTATTGAAAACCTGATGCAGACCGGGAGGCTTGATGAGATAATGCAGAAAAACTTCGAGCTGTTTCTCCAGTCGTAA
- a CDS encoding 30S ribosomal protein S14: MPSIKPPKERPFGKSKIRCLRCGTREAVIRKYGLYLCRRCFREVAPQLGFKKYY, translated from the coding sequence GTGCCCTCCATAAAACCACCAAAAGAGAGGCCGTTCGGCAAGAGCAAGATAAGATGCCTCAGATGCGGCACGCGGGAAGCCGTTATACGCAAATACGGCCTATACCTCTGCAGAAGGTGCTTCCGCGAAGTAGCGCCGCAGCTAGGCTTCAAGAAGTACTACTAA